Within the Halobaculum limi genome, the region GACGGTTTCCGCTCGGGAGAGATCCGTAACCATCGCTCCGAGTCCCACGCCGAGTGCCTTTCCCAGCACAGCAACGGCGAGTGTAACGCCTGCGACCAGAATCGTATCCAGGGTGAACAGTCCGCTCAGGTCAACCCGCAACCCAGCCGTCGCAAAGAAGACGGGCGCGAACAGTCCGAGTGTCACCATCTGAAACACTCGTTCGGTCTCCGCATCGAGTCGATCTCTCACGAGAACGCCTGCGAAGAACGCGCCAAGAACGGCTTCCAATCCAAGTGCAAGCGACCCCCCGGCCATCGCAACCCCGACGACGAGTACGATCGAAAATCCGGTCAACACCGGCGATCGAACGTATGCGGTGACATCGAAGAGTGCATCGACGATTCGCGGCCCGAGAACAACGGCACCTCCGACGAATACACCGAGGACGACGAGTGTTCGACCGACCGCAAACGGCTCTAGCTGTCCCTCACGAGCGATGTCAGAAACTACCGTGAGCGCAACCCACCCCGCTGCATCGATAACGACAGCGACGGTGAGGGTGAGTTGGCCCACTGTTCGGTCCATCGCGTCGAGGTCGATCAGCACACGGACGGCGACGGGGACCGCAGAGATGCTCAGCGCCGTCGCCAAGAACAGTGCGAACGGCAGTCGCTGCCCGGGAGTGACGAGAAACCTCGGGGGGAGCGCCCATCCCAACGCGAACCCCAGAAGGAACGGCACGACGGAGGCTCCGGTAGCGAGTGCCATCGTCGGTCGGGCATAGCGGCGCACCGTCTGAACTTCAACTTCCGTTCCAGCCAATACGAGGAGGAGAATGAGCCCAAGCGACGCGATGGCTGCCAGTCGATCGGGCACAGGGACGACGATAGCCGTGACCGCAGGAGCAACGAAACCGAGAACCGAGGGGCCAAGCACCAACCCGGTGAGGAGTTCACCGACGACCGGTGCAAACCCGAGTCGATCAGCGACGATTCCAAGCGTATGTGCAACGGCCAAAATGAATGTTAGCCCGGTAAGAAACGGAAGTAGCAAATCCGACTCAACAACCATGCGTGTCTTCACTCCCCGTGGGTCAATCAATCACCAGGGACGTCGTTAGGGAATCATCGACTGGTCCGTCAGTAAAAACGGGTACTCGTCCGTCTTCTTCGCTGAGTGTGATCGCCGCGACCACTTCCTCGCGGGTCGAGGGTCCCAGTGCGCTTATGTGACTTGCACCCATCCACCCCGCATCGGGGAGATTGTCGTTTTGTCGGCAATCGGAGGCACTGTCGCATGCAGAATACGCGTTTGTCGGTGGCAACAGAGACTCGTTCACACGATCGGCCCTCATACAGGTGCGGTAGTGAGACGGTGTCAGACCCGTCCGTGGTGGTTCCGTCCTCCGTCCCGCCTATCCTCGCTGAGCTCCGTTCGACCAAGTGGCCAATTGTCAGCGACCCCGTCTGCGGATCTCGTATTCGGCCGATCAAGTATGAGATTAGCTATCTCTACTATGTCTCTTCACTTATTGCTGCGTCTGCCGAATTCGCTATCACACTCCGGAGGCCCTTCAGGGCATTGTGTTTGCGGGTGTACCCCTCGCCACTGCTCGCAATGATGTTCCCGTTTCGATGACGGAGTCGCCAGCGCCATTCCTCATCTCGAGCCCGGTAGACTTCGAATCGTGCCAGTGATTGTGCTCCATCAGTGGCTCCCAAAAGCGTGACATCCTCGTCCTCACTCTCGGGAGTATCGTCGAGGGACGAAACAGGAGACGCTTCACTCGGTACAGTCCACTCCAGCTCGAGTTCCAGACTCATCGCGTCGTCTTCGGTTTCGAGTTCGATTTCCAGCGTGAGTTCGTCTGGCGTATCGACAGTCACGGCATCCGGGCTATCGCCTAACCGAACGGCTCCTGTGCGAATTCCCTCCGCCACACCGCGTAGTATGGATGCAATCTCCTCCCGACCGGTTGACAGTTCCGCTTCGTAGTCGTCTCGGGACACGGTACAGTCCAATACGGCTGGCGACAGAATAGGAACCCCGAATTTCCAAACGAGCATGTATTCTGATTAACCGAGTGAATAACGCCCACCCTCTGGTGTTACTCAATTTCTCAAAACCAAGATGAGGGTGAATACGTTGCCGGTTGAAATGGTCAGGAGACGTAGATAAGCTATGATAGCCTCATCCGGAGTTTTGGATAGTGCCGTTTCGGTCCAGGCGGTGCCGTTGCAGTTCGGGGGTAATTTCCTCGAGCTGGCAGTCCTCTTTTTGATACTCGCCGTCGTCGCAGCGGTGCTCGGGGCTCGGGGTGTCGCTGGGCTCAGTATGGATATCGCAAAGTGGCTCGTCATCATCTTCGTTGTCCTCGCTATCGTCACGTTCGTTCTGTAGCCTCACCCCGACTGCTCTCCGTGATTCACGCACCCCTCGACCCGGCGACTTGGAAACGGCGAAACAGATGGCGGTCGCGTTCACGACCGAGTTCGTCGCCAGCGTGCAATCTCAGCCGGGAGGTCCACAGGGTGCCCTGTGAGTTAACCTCTTGCACACCTAAGTTACACGACATGGACGT harbors:
- a CDS encoding cation:proton antiporter gives rise to the protein MVVESDLLLPFLTGLTFILAVAHTLGIVADRLGFAPVVGELLTGLVLGPSVLGFVAPAVTAIVVPVPDRLAAIASLGLILLLVLAGTEVEVQTVRRYARPTMALATGASVVPFLLGFALGWALPPRFLVTPGQRLPFALFLATALSISAVPVAVRVLIDLDAMDRTVGQLTLTVAVVIDAAGWVALTVVSDIAREGQLEPFAVGRTLVVLGVFVGGAVVLGPRIVDALFDVTAYVRSPVLTGFSIVLVVGVAMAGGSLALGLEAVLGAFFAGVLVRDRLDAETERVFQMVTLGLFAPVFFATAGLRVDLSGLFTLDTILVAGVTLAVAVLGKALGVGLGAMVTDLSRAETVCLAIGLNARGAMELVVAALGLAIGILTPTIYAVIVLVAIATSVMTPPLLRRALAHLPDDVPSGTV
- a CDS encoding DUF1328 domain-containing protein, with the protein product MIASSGVLDSAVSVQAVPLQFGGNFLELAVLFLILAVVAAVLGARGVAGLSMDIAKWLVIIFVVLAIVTFVL
- a CDS encoding amphi-Trp domain-containing protein encodes the protein MSRDDYEAELSTGREEIASILRGVAEGIRTGAVRLGDSPDAVTVDTPDELTLEIELETEDDAMSLELELEWTVPSEASPVSSLDDTPESEDEDVTLLGATDGAQSLARFEVYRARDEEWRWRLRHRNGNIIASSGEGYTRKHNALKGLRSVIANSADAAISEET